Proteins encoded within one genomic window of Magnetococcales bacterium:
- a CDS encoding integration host factor subunit alpha, whose translation MTKADLAAAVYKHLPLSRTQSLEIVETMFEVVKEELEKGEDVKLSGFGKFASRRKKSRVGRNPRTGREVEISARRVVTFSPSPLMLAKKKPVPNLSTPQGVLDPDWK comes from the coding sequence ATGACCAAGGCTGATCTGGCAGCAGCGGTATACAAACATTTGCCCTTATCCAGGACTCAGTCCCTGGAAATTGTCGAAACCATGTTCGAGGTGGTTAAGGAGGAGCTGGAAAAAGGAGAGGATGTCAAACTCTCCGGTTTCGGCAAGTTTGCCTCCCGGCGGAAAAAATCTCGGGTAGGGCGCAATCCTCGCACCGGACGGGAGGTGGAAATTTCCGCCCGTCGGGTGGTGACGTTCAGTCCGAGCCCCTTGATGCTGGCCAAGAAAAAACCAGTACCCAACCTCAGCACCCCCCAAGGTGTTTTGGATCCGGACTGGAAATAA